In Solanum lycopersicum chromosome 5, SLM_r2.1, the following are encoded in one genomic region:
- the LOC101263906 gene encoding putative late blight resistance protein homolog R1B-17 isoform X1: MLLLMKILFPSIVRGQANYNMENSEESCIEPYYPSIDEELVGFDEHAQNITDYLIRGTWDLDVVSIVGMAGLGKTALARKVYNSRSIIDRFDVRAWCSVSQTYNRRQLVLQILTQITGDHPSNYVNLDDPEDILRKCLNGKRYLVVLDNIWDGKAWDDFQSCFPDFNHGSRIMITTRDKAMASYVKGYSFPYSLPRLEDDQSWELLQKKVFGRGKSCPLELVNVGKLVAKACRGLPLLIIMIAEVLSREREGSSWLKVAYDISSHVPNKEIIMMTIQSSYDHLLDHLKPCLIYMGLFPKKYEIPVSDLLKWWIAEEFVHHIDTLKLEELSEICLHDLVGTNLVVVSKTRSNGKMKCCIVLDHVRDFCLRKITEEKFIVPYSYPDQPEEQRLCMYLNDRTMTSDFKESDPKEFIVHPKFSILDRKNPFRLLNNLKLVRVLHLLDIYLDNSLPTAFQSLDHLKYLAIFVKAFDLKWVSHLLHLQTLRVRSSYIMISSAIWKMSKLRHVDINEFPITVWEEEDDIVLDNLKTLGMCCMSVADMTRKFWDKFPNLEEVKLHINEFGDHVSDYPSSALMNLDTIILPSRLKCLSLSEMFLTHELVSSIAELRCLETLKLSEIYFAGSHWVLGAYTFEQLKFLKLHHVFMTKWSCIEESFPCLEYLVIKSCPKLEEIPEAFVYIPRLRLIKVINCSESVRDSAQRIKQDVEDIEGDERLQLHIPKNY; this comes from the coding sequence ATGTTGTTGTTAATGAAGATTCTATTTCCATCAATCGTTAGAGGCCAAGCTAATTATAATATGGAGAATTCAGAAGAGTCTTGCATCGAACCTTATTATCCATCAATAGACGAAGAACTAGTGGGGTTTGATGAACATGCACAAAATATAACTGATTATTTGATACGAGGAACCTGGGACCTGGACGTTGTCTCGATTGTTGGAATGGCTGGTTTAGGGAAAACAGCTCTGGCTAGAAAGGTATACAATAGTCGTTCTATTATTGATCGTTTTGACGTTCGAGCTTGGTGTTCTGTTTCACAAACATATAATAGGAGACAGTTGGTGCTTCAGATTCTAACACAAATTACAGGTGATCATCCTTCTAACTATGTTAACTTGGATGATCCTGAAGACATATTGCGAAAGTGTCTAAACGGAAAAAGATATCTTGTCGTATTAGACAACATATGGGATGGTAAGGCATGGGATGATTTTCAATCATGTTTCCCTGATTTTAATCATGGAAGTAGAATAATGATAACAACTAGAGATAAAGCGATGGCTAGCTATGTTAAGGGGTACAGTTTTCCTTATTCGCTTCCACGTCTAGAAGATGATCAGAGTTGGGAACTATTGCAGAAGAAAGTATTTGGACGAGGGAAATCGTGTCCTTTGGAACTAGTGAATGTAGGAAAACTAGTTGCCAAAGCATGTAGAGGACTGCCTTTATTGATCATCATGATTGCTGAAGttctttcaagagaaagagaaggGTCTTCGTGGCTTAAGGTTGCATATGATATAAGTTCTCATGTTCCCAATAAGGAGATTATCATGATGACGATACAATCAAGTTATGACCATTTACTGGACCATTTGAAGCCTTGCCTTATCTACATGGGATTGTTTCCTAAAAAATACGAAATTCCAGTATCTGATCTACTCAAGTGGTGGATAGCTGAGGAGTTTGTGCACCACATTGACACGTTGAAGCTAGAAGAATTATCAGAGATTTGCTTGCATGATCTTGTTGGCACAAACCTCGTAGTGGTTTCTAAAACAAGATCGAATGGTAAAATGAAATGCTGCATCGTTCTTGATCATGTTCGTGACTTTTGCTTGAGAAAAATTACAGAAGAAAAGTTCATAGTGCCGTATAGTTATCCAGATCAACCCGAAGAACAAAGGTTATGCATGTACTTAAATGACCGTACTATGACAAGTGATTTCAAGGAAAGTGATCCTAAGGAGTTCATTGTTCATCCGAAATTCAGTATATTGGACCGTAAGAATCCTTTTCGTTTGCTTAATAACTTAAAACTTGTTCGGGTTTTACATTTACTGGATATCTACTTGGACAATTCTTTGCCTACTGCATTTCAGTCACTGGATCACTTGAAGTACCTTGCAATTTTTGTTAAAGCATTTGATTTGAAATGGGTGTCACACCTACTTCATCTACAAACTTTGCGGGTTCGTTCATCTTATATAATGATATCCTCTGCTATATGGAAAATGTCAAAGTTGAGGCATGTGGACATAAACGAATTTCCCATTACAGTAtgggaagaagaagatgatattgTGTTAGATAACTTGAAGACTCTTGGAATGTGTTGTATGTCCGTGGCTGACATGACTCGAAAGTTTTGGGACAAGTTCCCAAATCTTGAAGAAGTCAAGCTCCACATTAATGAATTTGGAGATCATGTTTCTGATTACCCAAGCTCTGCATTGATGAATTTGGATACTATTATTCTCCCCTCGCGTCTCAAGTGTTTGTCCCTCAGTGAAATGTTCCTAACGCATGAATTAGTTTCAAGCATTGCAGAATTGCGATGCCTTGAGACTCTTAAATTATCTGAGATATACTTTGCAGGGAGTCATTGGGTTCTCGGTGCTTACACGTTTGAACAACTCAAGTTTTTGAAATTACATCATGTTTTTATGACCAAATGGAGTTGCATAGAGGAATCATTTCCTTGCCTCGAATATCTTGTTATAAAAAGTTGTCCCAAGCTTGAAGAGATCCCGGAGGCCTTTGTTTATATTCCAAGACTACGATTGATTAAAGTGATCAATTGTAGTGAGTCAGTTCGCGATTCAGCTCAAAGAATTAAACAGGATGTAGAAGATATTGAAGGAGATGAGAGACTCCAACTTCATATCCCCAAGAACTACTAA
- the LOC101263609 gene encoding putative late blight resistance protein homolog R1A-10, whose amino-acid sequence MFRERLMARRFLIVLDDIWEGKAWDTLKLYLGSNYGKGSRVMVTTRNEKLAMYMRQRTDPYSLPFLNDEKSWELLQKKVFQGENCPLELSNVGPLVAKKCRGLPSLIIMIAGILSSKKKEADLWLKVAYDICSHAFETKMSLKTIQSSYDHLANHLKPCLIYMALFPKSYEIPVSDLLEWWIAEEFVQDIDTWRLEELSEICLYDLVSRNLVMVSKTRSNGKMKCCIILDQVREFCLRKITEEKFMQLIVPYSYPEEQRLCMYIHDRTMTSDFKGSDPKEFIVHPKFSILDRKNPFRLLNNLRLVRVLHLLDIYLDNSLSAEFQSFPHLRYLAIFAKAFDLKWVSHLLHLQTLRVRSSYIMISSVIWKMSKLRHVDINEFPVTVWEEEDDIVLDNLKTLGMCRMSVADMTRKFWDKFPNLEEVKLHINEFGDHVSDYTSSALMNLDTILPWYLKCLSLSEMFLTHELVSSIAKLRYLETLKLSEIYFAGERYWDLGDYTFEKLKFLKLHRVFMTKWSCREESFPCLEYLVIKSCPKLEEIPEAFVDIIPLRLIKVIDCSDSVGNSAVKIKIESEEYYGSTSIQVHILKKDK is encoded by the coding sequence ATGTTCAGGGAGCGTCTAATGGCAAGAAGATTTCTCATTGTATTGGATGACATATGGGAAGGGAAGGCGTGGGatacattaaaattatatttaggtAGTAATTATGGAAAGGGAAGTAGAGTAATGGTAACAACTAGAAATGAAAAGTTAGCTATGTATATGAGGCAGCGTACTGATCCCTATTCGCTTCCATttctaaatgatgaaaaaagttGGGAATTATTGCAGAAGAAAGTATTTCAAGGAGAGAATTGTCCTTTGGAGCTAAGCAATGTAGGACCACTAGTTGCCAAAAAATGCAGAGGATTGCCTTCTCTGATTATCATGATTGCTGGAATTCTTTCAAGCAAGAAAAAAGAAGCGGATTTGTGGCTTAAGGTTGCATATGATATATGTTCTCATGCTTTCGAAACAAAGATGAGCTTGAAGACAATACAATCTAGTTATGACCATTTAGCTAACCATTTAAAGCCGTGCCTTATCTACATGGCATTGTTTCctaaaagttatgaaattcCAGTGTCTGATCTACTCGAGTGGTGGATAGCTGAAGAGTTTGTGCAGGACATTGATACGTGGAGGCTAGAAGAATTATCAGAGATTTGCTTGTATGATCTTGTTAGCAGAAACCTGGTAATGGTTTCTAAAACAAGATCGAATGGTAAAATGAAATGTTGCATAATTCTTGATCAAGTTCGTGAGTTTTGCTTGAGAAAAATTACAGAAGAAAAGTTCATGCAGCTCATAGTGCCGTATAGTTATCCAGAGGAACAAAGGTTATGTATGTACATACATGACCGTACTATGACAAGTGATTTCAAGGGAAGTGATCCTAAGGAGTTCATTGTTCATCCGAAATTCAGTATATTGGACCGTAAGAATCCTTTCCGTTTGCTTAATAACTTAAGACTTGTTCGGGTTTTACATTTATTGGATATCTACTTGGACAATTCTTTGAGTGCTGAATTTCAGTCATTCCCACACTTGAGGTACCTTGCAATATTTGCTAAAGCATTTGATTTGAAATGGGTGTCACACCTACTTCATCTACAAACTTTGCGGGTTCGTTCATCTTATATAATGATATCCTCTGTTATATGGAAAATGTCAAAGTTGAGGCATGTGGACATAAACGAATTTCCCGTTACAGTAtgggaagaagaagatgatattgTGTTAGATAACTTGAAGACTCTTGGAATGTGTCGTATGTCCGTGGCTGACATGACTCGAAAGTTTTGGGACAAGTTCCCAAATCTTGAAGAAGTCAAGCTCCACATTAATGAATTTGGAGATCATGTTTCTGATTACACAAGCTCTGCATTGATGAATTTGGATACTATTCTCCCTTGGTATCTCAAGTGTTTGTCCCTCAGTGAAATGTTCCTAACGCATGAATTAGTTTCAAGTATTGCAAAATTGCGATACCTTGAGACTCTTAAATTATCCGAGATATACTTTGCAGGGGAAAGGTATTGGGATCTCGGTGATTACACGTTTGAAAAACTCAAGTTTTTGAAATTACATCGTGTTTTTATGACCAAATGGAGTTGCAGAGAGGAATCATTTCCTTGCCTTGAGTATCTTGTTATAAAAAGTTGTCCCAAGCTTGAAGAGATCCCGGAGGCCTTTGTTGATATTATACCATTGCGATTGATAAAAGTTATCGATTGTAGCGATTCTGTTGGTAATTCAGCTGTGAAGATTAAAATAGAATCAGAAGAATATTATGGGTCAACCTCCATCCAAGTTCATATCTTGAAGAAAGACAAATGA
- the LOC101263906 gene encoding putative late blight resistance protein homolog R1B-17 isoform X2 translates to MENSEESCIEPYYPSIDEELVGFDEHAQNITDYLIRGTWDLDVVSIVGMAGLGKTALARKVYNSRSIIDRFDVRAWCSVSQTYNRRQLVLQILTQITGDHPSNYVNLDDPEDILRKCLNGKRYLVVLDNIWDGKAWDDFQSCFPDFNHGSRIMITTRDKAMASYVKGYSFPYSLPRLEDDQSWELLQKKVFGRGKSCPLELVNVGKLVAKACRGLPLLIIMIAEVLSREREGSSWLKVAYDISSHVPNKEIIMMTIQSSYDHLLDHLKPCLIYMGLFPKKYEIPVSDLLKWWIAEEFVHHIDTLKLEELSEICLHDLVGTNLVVVSKTRSNGKMKCCIVLDHVRDFCLRKITEEKFIVPYSYPDQPEEQRLCMYLNDRTMTSDFKESDPKEFIVHPKFSILDRKNPFRLLNNLKLVRVLHLLDIYLDNSLPTAFQSLDHLKYLAIFVKAFDLKWVSHLLHLQTLRVRSSYIMISSAIWKMSKLRHVDINEFPITVWEEEDDIVLDNLKTLGMCCMSVADMTRKFWDKFPNLEEVKLHINEFGDHVSDYPSSALMNLDTIILPSRLKCLSLSEMFLTHELVSSIAELRCLETLKLSEIYFAGSHWVLGAYTFEQLKFLKLHHVFMTKWSCIEESFPCLEYLVIKSCPKLEEIPEAFVYIPRLRLIKVINCSESVRDSAQRIKQDVEDIEGDERLQLHIPKNY, encoded by the coding sequence ATGGAGAATTCAGAAGAGTCTTGCATCGAACCTTATTATCCATCAATAGACGAAGAACTAGTGGGGTTTGATGAACATGCACAAAATATAACTGATTATTTGATACGAGGAACCTGGGACCTGGACGTTGTCTCGATTGTTGGAATGGCTGGTTTAGGGAAAACAGCTCTGGCTAGAAAGGTATACAATAGTCGTTCTATTATTGATCGTTTTGACGTTCGAGCTTGGTGTTCTGTTTCACAAACATATAATAGGAGACAGTTGGTGCTTCAGATTCTAACACAAATTACAGGTGATCATCCTTCTAACTATGTTAACTTGGATGATCCTGAAGACATATTGCGAAAGTGTCTAAACGGAAAAAGATATCTTGTCGTATTAGACAACATATGGGATGGTAAGGCATGGGATGATTTTCAATCATGTTTCCCTGATTTTAATCATGGAAGTAGAATAATGATAACAACTAGAGATAAAGCGATGGCTAGCTATGTTAAGGGGTACAGTTTTCCTTATTCGCTTCCACGTCTAGAAGATGATCAGAGTTGGGAACTATTGCAGAAGAAAGTATTTGGACGAGGGAAATCGTGTCCTTTGGAACTAGTGAATGTAGGAAAACTAGTTGCCAAAGCATGTAGAGGACTGCCTTTATTGATCATCATGATTGCTGAAGttctttcaagagaaagagaaggGTCTTCGTGGCTTAAGGTTGCATATGATATAAGTTCTCATGTTCCCAATAAGGAGATTATCATGATGACGATACAATCAAGTTATGACCATTTACTGGACCATTTGAAGCCTTGCCTTATCTACATGGGATTGTTTCCTAAAAAATACGAAATTCCAGTATCTGATCTACTCAAGTGGTGGATAGCTGAGGAGTTTGTGCACCACATTGACACGTTGAAGCTAGAAGAATTATCAGAGATTTGCTTGCATGATCTTGTTGGCACAAACCTCGTAGTGGTTTCTAAAACAAGATCGAATGGTAAAATGAAATGCTGCATCGTTCTTGATCATGTTCGTGACTTTTGCTTGAGAAAAATTACAGAAGAAAAGTTCATAGTGCCGTATAGTTATCCAGATCAACCCGAAGAACAAAGGTTATGCATGTACTTAAATGACCGTACTATGACAAGTGATTTCAAGGAAAGTGATCCTAAGGAGTTCATTGTTCATCCGAAATTCAGTATATTGGACCGTAAGAATCCTTTTCGTTTGCTTAATAACTTAAAACTTGTTCGGGTTTTACATTTACTGGATATCTACTTGGACAATTCTTTGCCTACTGCATTTCAGTCACTGGATCACTTGAAGTACCTTGCAATTTTTGTTAAAGCATTTGATTTGAAATGGGTGTCACACCTACTTCATCTACAAACTTTGCGGGTTCGTTCATCTTATATAATGATATCCTCTGCTATATGGAAAATGTCAAAGTTGAGGCATGTGGACATAAACGAATTTCCCATTACAGTAtgggaagaagaagatgatattgTGTTAGATAACTTGAAGACTCTTGGAATGTGTTGTATGTCCGTGGCTGACATGACTCGAAAGTTTTGGGACAAGTTCCCAAATCTTGAAGAAGTCAAGCTCCACATTAATGAATTTGGAGATCATGTTTCTGATTACCCAAGCTCTGCATTGATGAATTTGGATACTATTATTCTCCCCTCGCGTCTCAAGTGTTTGTCCCTCAGTGAAATGTTCCTAACGCATGAATTAGTTTCAAGCATTGCAGAATTGCGATGCCTTGAGACTCTTAAATTATCTGAGATATACTTTGCAGGGAGTCATTGGGTTCTCGGTGCTTACACGTTTGAACAACTCAAGTTTTTGAAATTACATCATGTTTTTATGACCAAATGGAGTTGCATAGAGGAATCATTTCCTTGCCTCGAATATCTTGTTATAAAAAGTTGTCCCAAGCTTGAAGAGATCCCGGAGGCCTTTGTTTATATTCCAAGACTACGATTGATTAAAGTGATCAATTGTAGTGAGTCAGTTCGCGATTCAGCTCAAAGAATTAAACAGGATGTAGAAGATATTGAAGGAGATGAGAGACTCCAACTTCATATCCCCAAGAACTACTAA